Proteins encoded within one genomic window of Ovis aries strain OAR_USU_Benz2616 breed Rambouillet chromosome 1, ARS-UI_Ramb_v3.0, whole genome shotgun sequence:
- the LOC132657729 gene encoding serine/arginine repetitive matrix protein 1-like: MTTPVTAEAADVLTCAGVPWPLPLTCAGAPWPLPLTCAGVQRPLPSPVQVYSGPSPSPVQVCSGPSPSPVQVRRGPSPSPVQVRRGPSPSPVQVRRGSSPSPVQVRRGPSPSPVQVCRGPSPSHVQVYSSPSPHLCRCAVAPPPHLCRCAAAPPMCRCAMAPPPHLCRCAAAPPLTCAGVQRPLPLTCAGVQRPLPSCVQVC, encoded by the exons ATGACAACACCAGTCACTGCTGAGGCTGCAGATGTGCTCACCTGTGCAG GTGTGCCGTGGCCCCTCCCCCTCACCTGTGCAGGTGCGCCGTGGCCCCTCCCCCTCACCTGCGCAGGTGTGCAGAGGCCCCTCCCCTCACCTGTGCAGGTGTACAGCGGCCCCTCCCCCTCACCTGTGCAGGTGTGCAGCGGCCCCTCCCCCTCACCTGTGCAGGTGCGCCGCGGCCCCTCCCCCTCACCTGTGCAGGTGCGCCGCGGCCCCTCCCCCTCACCTGTGCAGGTGCGCCGCGGCTCCTCCCCCTCACCTGTGCAGGTGCGCCGTGGCCCCTCCCCCTCACCTGTGCAGGTGTGCCGCGGCCCCTCCCCCTCACATGTGCAGGTGTACAGCAGCCCCTCCCCTCACCTGTGCAGGTGCGCCGTGGCCCCTCCCCCTCACCTGTGCAGGTGTGCAGCGGCCCCTCCCATGTGCAGGTGCGCCATGGCCCCTCCCCCTCACCTGTGCAGGTGTGCAGCGGCCCCTCCCCTCACCTGTGCAGGTGTACAGCGGCCCCTCCCCCTCACCTGTGCAGGTGTGCAGCGGCCCCTCCCCTCATGTGTGCAGGTGTGCTGA